One window of Kryptolebias marmoratus isolate JLee-2015 linkage group LG3, ASM164957v2, whole genome shotgun sequence genomic DNA carries:
- the taf5 gene encoding transcription initiation factor TFIID subunit 5 isoform X1 gives MAAVQGGLVDAKDEIDIKTEPTADGFGNNNASDSRVLSTPPGSSAAAGNNKPAAGTPEEQQTLLAVLQFLKKNKLSESAEILRREAGLPEDALDPKGTDGTGAGPGAAAGSADTDAGDASSLLSRVTVSSSAGAQAPTKAAAGEDQPDVSVVLSAYSQQGDPALYEVYYSGLKRFIESVLDCHRAELSQVFYPLFVHMYLELVYNNHESEAKAFFEKFSGDQECYYEEDLRILSSLTKKEHMRGNETLLDFRTSKFVLRISRDSYQLLKRHLQERQNNQIWNIIQEHLYIDIFDGMPRSKSQIDAMSGSLAGEARREANKAKVYYGLLKEPEIELPLDDEDEEAENEEGKPKKKKPKKDSIGNKSKKQDPNAPAQTRIPLPELKDSDKLDKIMYLKEATKKIRLGSDNLPSICFYTFLNAYQGLTAVDFTDDSSLIAGGFADSTVRVWSVTPKKLRKVKTAADLNLIDKESDDVLERIMDEKTASESKVLYGHSGPVYGISFSPDRNYLLSSSEDATIRLWSLQTFTCLVGYKGHNYPVWDTQFSPHGYYFISGGHDRVARLWATDHYQPLRIFAGHLADVTCTRFHPNSNYVVTGSSDRTIRLWDVLTGNCVRIFTGHKGPIHALAFSPNGKFLASGATDGRVLLWDIGHGLMVSELKGHTDTVYSLRFSRDGEILASGSMDNTVRLWDAMKAFDDLETDDFTAATGHIHLQDNSQELLLGTYMSKSTPVVHLHFTRRNLLLAAGAYNP, from the exons ATGGCGGCCGTGCAGGGTGGTCTGGTCGACGCGAAAGACGAAATAGACATTAAAACGGAACCGACGGCCGATGGCTTCGGAAACAACAACGCGAGCGACAGCAGGGTGCTCTCCACGCCGCCCGGCTCGAGCGCCGCGGCCGGGAACAACAAGCCCGCGGCGGGAACCCCCGAGGAACAGCAGACGCTGCTGGCAGTCCTGCAGTTcctcaaaaagaacaaactgtcgGAGTCCGCCGAAATTTTGCGTCGCGAGGCGGGGTTACCGGAGGATGCTCTGGATCCGAAAGGGACGGACGGCACCGGGGCAGGACCGGGAGCCGCGGCGGGGAGCGCGGACACAGACGCCGGGGATGCGAGCTCTCTGCTCAGCCGGGTGACCGTGTCTTCCTCCGCCGGAGCTCAGGCGCCAACCAAGG CAGCAGCCGGGGAGGATCAGCCAGATGTCAGCGTGGTTCTGTCAGCCTACAGCCAGCAGGGAGATCCAGCTCTGTATGAAGTTTACTACAGCGGCCTGAAGAGGTTCATTGAATCGGTTTTGGACTGCCACAGAGCAGAGCTGTCTCAGGTTTTCTACCCACTGTTTGTCCACATGTACCTGGAACTGGTGTACAACAATCATGAAAGTGAGGCCAAGGCCTTCTTTGAAAA gttcaGTGGGGACCAGGAGTGCTACTACGAGGAGGACCTGCGTATTTTATCCAGCCTGACAAAGAAGGAGCACATGAGAGGCAACGAGACGCTGCTGGACTTCCGCACCAGCAAGTTTGTCCTACGCATCTCCCGTGACTCCTACCAGCTGCTGAAGAGACACCTGCAGGAGCGGCAGAACAATCAGATCTGGAATATCATCCAGGAGCACCTCTACATAGACATCTTCGATGGGATGCCGCGCAGCAAGAGTCAGATCGATGCGATGTCAGGCAGCCTGGCAGGAGAGGCCAGGCGGGAAGCCAATAAGGCAAAG GTTTACTATGGCCTGCTGAAGGAGCCAGAAATCGAGCTGCCTCTcgatgatgaggatgaggaggcaGAGAACGAGGAGGGTAAACCCAAGAAGAAAAAGCCCAAAAAAGACAGCATTGGCAACAAAAGCAAGAAGCAGGATCCAAATGCTCCTGCACAGACGAG AATACCTCTGCCAGAGCTCAAAGACTCTGACAAGTTGGACAAGATCATGTACTTGAAGGAGGCCACCAAGAAGATCCGTTTGGGTTCAGATAACCTCCCTTCCATCTGCTTCTACACTTTTCTCAACGCGTACCAG GGTCTGACTGCAGTGGACTTCACAGACGATTCCAGCCTGATTGCAGGCGGCTTTGCCGACTCCACGGTCAGGGTGTGGAGCGTCACGCCGAAAAAGCTCCGCAAGGTCAAGACTGCTGCAG ACTTGAACCTGATTGACAAGGAGTCAGACGATGTTCTGGAGAGGATTATGGATGAGAAAACAGCCAGTGAGTCGAAGGTTCTTTATGGACACAGCGGGCCGGTGTACGGCATCAGCTTCAGCCCAGACAG aaaTTACCTTTTGTCAAGTTCTGAGGATGCTACCATCAGGCTGTGGAGTCTCCAAACGTTTACCTGTCTGGTGGGCTACAAAGGCCACAATTACCCCGTATGGGACACACAGTTTTCACCTCACGGGTACTATTTTATCTCAGGGGGACACGACCGGGTTGCCCG CCTTTGGGCGACAGATCATTACCAGCCGCTGCGGATATTTGCTGGTCACCTGGCTGACGTCACTTGTACTCGTTTCCACCCAAACTCAAATTATGTCGTCACGGGATCGTCTGACCGCACCATCCGCCTCTGGGACGTCCTCACTGGAAACTGTGTCCGCATCTTCACGGGTCATAAG GGTCCGATTCACGCTCTGGCTTTCTCTCCCAATGGGAAGTTCTTGGCCTCTGGAGCCACCGATGGAAGAGTTCTTCTGTGGGACATCGGTCATGGACTGATGGTTAGCGAGCTGAAGGGTCACACAGATACCGTCTATTCCCTCAGATTTAGCAGGGATGGAGAGATTCTCGCCTCCG GTTCTATGGACAACACGGTTCGCCTGTGGGATGCCATGAAAGCGTTTGACGATTTAGAGACTGATGACTTCACAGCAGCTACAGGACACATCCATCTACAAGATAACTCCCAGGAGCTTTTGCTTGGCACCTACATGTCTAAATCGACGCCGGTCGTACACCTTCACTTCACACGGAGGAACCTGCTTCTGGCTGCTGGAGCCTACAATCCATAA
- the taf5 gene encoding transcription initiation factor TFIID subunit 5 isoform X2: MAAVQGGLVDAKDEIDIKTEPTADGFGNNNASDSRVLSTPPGSSAAAGNNKPAAGTPEEQQTLLAVLQFLKKNKLSESAEILRREAGLPEDALDPKGTDGTGAGPGAAAGSADTDAGDASSLLSRVTVSSSAGAQAPTKAAGEDQPDVSVVLSAYSQQGDPALYEVYYSGLKRFIESVLDCHRAELSQVFYPLFVHMYLELVYNNHESEAKAFFEKFSGDQECYYEEDLRILSSLTKKEHMRGNETLLDFRTSKFVLRISRDSYQLLKRHLQERQNNQIWNIIQEHLYIDIFDGMPRSKSQIDAMSGSLAGEARREANKAKVYYGLLKEPEIELPLDDEDEEAENEEGKPKKKKPKKDSIGNKSKKQDPNAPAQTRIPLPELKDSDKLDKIMYLKEATKKIRLGSDNLPSICFYTFLNAYQGLTAVDFTDDSSLIAGGFADSTVRVWSVTPKKLRKVKTAADLNLIDKESDDVLERIMDEKTASESKVLYGHSGPVYGISFSPDRNYLLSSSEDATIRLWSLQTFTCLVGYKGHNYPVWDTQFSPHGYYFISGGHDRVARLWATDHYQPLRIFAGHLADVTCTRFHPNSNYVVTGSSDRTIRLWDVLTGNCVRIFTGHKGPIHALAFSPNGKFLASGATDGRVLLWDIGHGLMVSELKGHTDTVYSLRFSRDGEILASGSMDNTVRLWDAMKAFDDLETDDFTAATGHIHLQDNSQELLLGTYMSKSTPVVHLHFTRRNLLLAAGAYNP, translated from the exons ATGGCGGCCGTGCAGGGTGGTCTGGTCGACGCGAAAGACGAAATAGACATTAAAACGGAACCGACGGCCGATGGCTTCGGAAACAACAACGCGAGCGACAGCAGGGTGCTCTCCACGCCGCCCGGCTCGAGCGCCGCGGCCGGGAACAACAAGCCCGCGGCGGGAACCCCCGAGGAACAGCAGACGCTGCTGGCAGTCCTGCAGTTcctcaaaaagaacaaactgtcgGAGTCCGCCGAAATTTTGCGTCGCGAGGCGGGGTTACCGGAGGATGCTCTGGATCCGAAAGGGACGGACGGCACCGGGGCAGGACCGGGAGCCGCGGCGGGGAGCGCGGACACAGACGCCGGGGATGCGAGCTCTCTGCTCAGCCGGGTGACCGTGTCTTCCTCCGCCGGAGCTCAGGCGCCAACCAAGG CAGCCGGGGAGGATCAGCCAGATGTCAGCGTGGTTCTGTCAGCCTACAGCCAGCAGGGAGATCCAGCTCTGTATGAAGTTTACTACAGCGGCCTGAAGAGGTTCATTGAATCGGTTTTGGACTGCCACAGAGCAGAGCTGTCTCAGGTTTTCTACCCACTGTTTGTCCACATGTACCTGGAACTGGTGTACAACAATCATGAAAGTGAGGCCAAGGCCTTCTTTGAAAA gttcaGTGGGGACCAGGAGTGCTACTACGAGGAGGACCTGCGTATTTTATCCAGCCTGACAAAGAAGGAGCACATGAGAGGCAACGAGACGCTGCTGGACTTCCGCACCAGCAAGTTTGTCCTACGCATCTCCCGTGACTCCTACCAGCTGCTGAAGAGACACCTGCAGGAGCGGCAGAACAATCAGATCTGGAATATCATCCAGGAGCACCTCTACATAGACATCTTCGATGGGATGCCGCGCAGCAAGAGTCAGATCGATGCGATGTCAGGCAGCCTGGCAGGAGAGGCCAGGCGGGAAGCCAATAAGGCAAAG GTTTACTATGGCCTGCTGAAGGAGCCAGAAATCGAGCTGCCTCTcgatgatgaggatgaggaggcaGAGAACGAGGAGGGTAAACCCAAGAAGAAAAAGCCCAAAAAAGACAGCATTGGCAACAAAAGCAAGAAGCAGGATCCAAATGCTCCTGCACAGACGAG AATACCTCTGCCAGAGCTCAAAGACTCTGACAAGTTGGACAAGATCATGTACTTGAAGGAGGCCACCAAGAAGATCCGTTTGGGTTCAGATAACCTCCCTTCCATCTGCTTCTACACTTTTCTCAACGCGTACCAG GGTCTGACTGCAGTGGACTTCACAGACGATTCCAGCCTGATTGCAGGCGGCTTTGCCGACTCCACGGTCAGGGTGTGGAGCGTCACGCCGAAAAAGCTCCGCAAGGTCAAGACTGCTGCAG ACTTGAACCTGATTGACAAGGAGTCAGACGATGTTCTGGAGAGGATTATGGATGAGAAAACAGCCAGTGAGTCGAAGGTTCTTTATGGACACAGCGGGCCGGTGTACGGCATCAGCTTCAGCCCAGACAG aaaTTACCTTTTGTCAAGTTCTGAGGATGCTACCATCAGGCTGTGGAGTCTCCAAACGTTTACCTGTCTGGTGGGCTACAAAGGCCACAATTACCCCGTATGGGACACACAGTTTTCACCTCACGGGTACTATTTTATCTCAGGGGGACACGACCGGGTTGCCCG CCTTTGGGCGACAGATCATTACCAGCCGCTGCGGATATTTGCTGGTCACCTGGCTGACGTCACTTGTACTCGTTTCCACCCAAACTCAAATTATGTCGTCACGGGATCGTCTGACCGCACCATCCGCCTCTGGGACGTCCTCACTGGAAACTGTGTCCGCATCTTCACGGGTCATAAG GGTCCGATTCACGCTCTGGCTTTCTCTCCCAATGGGAAGTTCTTGGCCTCTGGAGCCACCGATGGAAGAGTTCTTCTGTGGGACATCGGTCATGGACTGATGGTTAGCGAGCTGAAGGGTCACACAGATACCGTCTATTCCCTCAGATTTAGCAGGGATGGAGAGATTCTCGCCTCCG GTTCTATGGACAACACGGTTCGCCTGTGGGATGCCATGAAAGCGTTTGACGATTTAGAGACTGATGACTTCACAGCAGCTACAGGACACATCCATCTACAAGATAACTCCCAGGAGCTTTTGCTTGGCACCTACATGTCTAAATCGACGCCGGTCGTACACCTTCACTTCACACGGAGGAACCTGCTTCTGGCTGCTGGAGCCTACAATCCATAA
- the atp5md gene encoding ATP synthase membrane subunit DAPIT, mitochondrial, with protein sequence MAGHDAGSQHQFTGMAKYFNSYTITGRRNYVLATYASLAAIFLFFKLKPKKQPAVTEK encoded by the exons ATGGCAGGACACGACGCTGGATCTCAGCACCAGTTCACTGGAATGGCCAAATACTTCAATTCGTACACAATCACAGGAAGGAGAAAT tATGTTTTGGCCACATACGCCAGCCTTGCGgccatctttcttttcttcaaactgaagccCAAGAAACAACCTGCTGTCACAGAAAAGTAG